In Deltaproteobacteria bacterium, a single window of DNA contains:
- a CDS encoding magnesium chelatase: MRLFPFSAMVGQELLKKGLLANAVDPSIGGVLIRGEKGTGKTTAVRA; encoded by the coding sequence ATGAGGCTGTTTCCGTTCAGCGCGATGGTGGGCCAGGAGCTTCTGAAGAAGGGCCTTCTCGCGAACGCGGTGGACCCTTCGATCGGCGGTGTCCTGATCCGTGGCGAGAAGGGGACGGGGAAGACGACGGCGGTTCGGGCTT
- a CDS encoding zf-HC2 domain-containing protein: protein MNCKELVYLLGDYLEGTMEEHLRQEFSRHLELCEPCMNFLRTYDTTRILCRQIRPEEIPEEVRYRLKAFILEKVREHNLDIGKYVERAARERREQVETLLRAYAADRLSPTMAVLFRTHHDRCEMCGAFLKGIDGEKKTAVMTELSPEIEEHIAGFIEALPPGEPPTLP, encoded by the coding sequence ATGAACTGCAAAGAACTGGTGTACCTGCTGGGCGACTACCTGGAAGGTACGATGGAAGAGCACTTGCGGCAGGAATTTTCCCGCCACCTCGAGCTATGCGAACCTTGCATGAATTTCCTGCGCACCTACGACACGACGCGCATCCTTTGCCGGCAGATCCGTCCCGAGGAGATTCCCGAGGAAGTCCGTTACCGCCTGAAGGCGTTCATACTGGAGAAAGTCCGCGAGCACAACCTGGATATCGGGAAATACGTCGAACGGGCGGCCAGGGAACGACGCGAGCAGGTGGAAACGTTGCTGCGGGCCTACGCCGCAGACCGTCTTTCCCCTACCATGGCGGTGCTGTTCCGGACACACCACGACCGGTGCGAAATGTGCGGCGCATTCCTGAAGGGCATCGACGGTGAAAAGAAGACGGCGGTGATGACCGAGCTGTCTCCTGAAATAGAGGAACACATCGCAGGATTCATCGAAGCGCTTCCCCCTGGGGAACCCCCCACGCTTCCTTAA